A region of Triplophysa rosa linkage group LG16, Trosa_1v2, whole genome shotgun sequence DNA encodes the following proteins:
- the trak1b gene encoding trafficking kinesin-binding protein 1 isoform X3 — translation MTKTYNDIDAVTRLLEEKERDLELAARIGQSLLRKNRILSEQNEYLEEQVGTIREEVAQLHHELNLKDELLQFYTNAAEESEDGSGSPTGRQGRAGVSAPRGSSLNVLQQKLRDLEVENLSLRSEASHLKSETESYEEKEQQLVNDCVRELKQSSIQISTIAEELAKKTEDASRQQEEITHLLSQIVDLQKKAKTFAVENEELSQHLSAAKHAQRQLTTELQELEEKYSECIEMLHEAQEELKNLRNRSVSAGTPRRYHPLGLFPMDSLAAEIEGSMRKELSLENPENDEQRVRQKRVFETVKNINQSVRQRPANPAANIPGSNQMLTCLSSAHSDSNVVATDNRTQTMLLEACSTDTAVDAPEKRSGSEELKLALRRLSLRRQNCLSERLFFEGKRERRNREPSDVEDYSNRLVQSESIMSLGTWAGRPYLPDKLQIVKPLEGSATLQHWQELAQPNLGGILDPRPGVVPKGFRPLELDLEEVYQYADYEEDEPGEQYFQNLPTTTTPSLNVSSSNSHAPSASPSPCLSTGHPSIEFSMYFPGKCMAHTSSTYTFTTCKILHPSDELTRVTPSLNPAPTSSCVMSSSLRSTPAATPCTPRRMSLSQSQSFTNLRDSTKTFSTSLGLVRLLQERGISSAVYQPQSWNRGTGVLFSTSVNPSQSPDPHRPTTPPNSPTRCTPSPSSAISDSDTPTPFSFKSPSYENFLASKPARSILKEVAGVSGAPAKDCESQTDVSMYNLNLVDKLKRLGLASPGASGAAGGGIPGPILGPLGGLRRTGSPFGPLNEGMRRNRSYPAMVGASMAMKGPGPQGDEMLLAPKLPKQTSLK, via the exons ATGACTAAGACCTACAATGACATTGACGCCGTCACAAGACTTCTGGAGGAG AAAGAAAGGGACCTTGAGCTCGCTGCCCGTATCGGACAGTCCCTCCTGAGGAAGAACCGCATTCTGTCAGAACAGAATGAATACCTGGAGGAACAAGTGGGCACCATCAGGGAAGAG GTGGCTCAGCTGCACCACGAGTTAAATCTGAAAGATGAGCTGTTGCAGTTTTACACCAATGCAGCAGAGGAGAGTGAAGATGGCTCTGGATCGCCCAC GGGTCGACAAGGAAGGGCAGGGGTGTCTGCCCCCCGCGGTTCCTCTCTGAACGTTCTGCAGCAAAAACTTCGGGACCTGGAAGTGGAAAACCTGTCGCTCAGATCAGAG GCGAGTCATTTAAAGTCTGAGACTGAGTCATATGAGGAAAAAGAACAACAGTTGGTGAACGACTGTGTCAGAGAGCTGA AACAGTCCAGCATCCAGATCTCCACCATAGCAGAGGAGCTGGCCAAAAAGACAGAAGATGCCTCTCGTCAGCAGGAGGAAATCACACACTTGCTGTCTCAGATAGTGGACCTACAGAAAAAAGCCAAAACT TTTGCCGTTGAGAACGAAGAACTTTCTCAGCACCTCTCGGCAGCTAAACACGCTCAGAGACAGCTCACCACAGAG CTGCAGGAGCTGGAAGAGAAATACTCTGAGTGTATAGAGATGCTCCATGAGGCTCAAGAAGAGCTCAAGAACTTGAGGAACCGCAGCGTGTCTGCAGGAACCCCTCGACGCTATCATCCACTGGGACTTTTTCCGATG gaCTCTCTAGCTGCTGAAATTGAGGGAAGCATGAGGAAGGAATTGAGCCTCGAGAACCCAGAGAACGACGAACAAAG GGTCCGTCAGAAACGTGTGTTTGAGACTGTAAAGAACATTAACCAATCAGTGAGACAGCGTCCTGCTAATCCTGCTGCTAACATCCCCGGGTCCAATCAGATGCTCACCTGCCTTAGCTCCGCCCACTCTGACAGCAACGTTGTTGCCACTGACAACCGTACGCAGACCATGCTTCTAGAGGCCTGCTCCACAGACACAGC TGTGGACGCTCCTGAGAAGCGATCGGGTTCTGAGGAACTCAAGCTCGCTCTGCGGAGACTCTCACTACGGAGACAGAACTGCCTGAGCGAGCGGCTGTTTTTtgaggggaagagagagagacgaaaTCGAGAGCCGTCGGACGTGGAAGATTATTCGAACAGACTCGTCCAGAGCGAGAGCATCATGTCTCTGGGGACTTGGGCCGGCCGCCCCTATCTTCCCGACAAGCTCCAGATTGTCAAACCTCTGGAAG gTTCAGCGACACTTCAGCATTGGCAGGAGCTAGCTCAGCCTAATCTGGGCGGCATCCTGGATCCTCGGCCTGGTGTGGTCCCAAAAGGCTTCCGTCCATTGGAGCTGGACCTAGAGGAAGTGTATCAGTACGCCGATTACGAGGAAGATGAGCCTGGAGAGCAGTACTTCCAGAATCTCCCCACCACAACCACACCCAGTCTCAATGTCTCCTCTAGCAATAGCCACGCCCCCTCAGCATCCCCATCACCCTGTCTCAGCACGGGTCATCCTTCTATAGAGTTCTCAA TGTATTTCCCAGGCAAATGCATGGCTCATACAAGTTCAACCTACACCTTTACCACCTGTAAAATCCTCCATCCTTCTGATGAACTAACAAGGGTGACGCCCAG TTTAAACCCAGCCCCCACCTCATCCTGTGTAATGTCAAGCAGTCTGCGCTCAACGCCCGCCGCCACGCCCTGCACACCCCGTCGAATGAGTCTATCCCAGTCTCAGTCCTTCACCAACCTGCGGGACTCCACCAAAACCTTCAGCACCTCTCTGGGACTCGTGCGCCTCCTACAAGAGAGAGGCATCTCATCCGCTGTGTACCAGCCTCAGAGCTGGAATAGAGGAACTGGAGTACTTTTCTCTACCTCTGTCAATCCTTCTCAGTCTCCAGACCCCCATCGACCCACCACCCCTCCCAATTCCCCCACCCGCTGCACGCCCAGCCCAAGTTCAGCCATCTCCGATTCCGACACCCCCACGCCGTTCTCTTTCAAAAGCCCGTCCTATGAGAACTTCCTGGCTTCTAAGCCAGCTCGGTCCATTTTGAAAGAAGTTGCGGGGGTGTCCGGGGCTCCGGCTAAGGACTGTGAGAGTCAAACTGATGTGAGTATGTATAATCTGAATTTGGTGGATAAATTGAAAAGGTTGGGCTTGGCAAGTCCAGGTGCTTCTGGGGCTGCAGGGGGAGGGATTCCAGGCCCGATTTTAGGTCCTCTGGGTGGACTTCGGAGGACGGGATCGCCCTTTGGTCCACTAAACGAAGGCATGAGGCGGAATCGTAGCTATCCCGCAATGGTTGGGGCCAGTATGGCGATGAAGGGGCCTGGTCCTCAGGGGGACGAAATGCTGCTGGCGCCTAAACTACCCAAGCAAACAAGTCTCAAATGA
- the trak1b gene encoding trafficking kinesin-binding protein 1 isoform X2 — protein sequence MVRVLCAERVGQMTKTYNDIDAVTRLLEEKERDLELAARIGQSLLRKNRILSEQNEYLEEQVGTIREEVAQLHHELNLKDELLQFYTNAAEESEDGSGSPTGRQGRAGVSAPRGSSLNVLQQKLRDLEVENLSLRSEASHLKSETESYEEKEQQLVNDCVRELKQSSIQISTIAEELAKKTEDASRQQEEITHLLSQIVDLQKKAKTFAVENEELSQHLSAAKHAQRQLTTELQELEEKYSECIEMLHEAQEELKNLRNRSVSAGTPRRYHPLGLFPMDSLAAEIEGSMRKELSLENPENDEQRVRQKRVFETVKNINQSVRQRPANPAANIPGSNQMLTCLSSAHSDSNVVATDNRTQTMLLEACSTDTAVDAPEKRSGSEELKLALRRLSLRRQNCLSERLFFEGKRERRNREPSDVEDYSNRLVQSESIMSLGTWAGRPYLPDKLQIVKPLEGSATLQHWQELAQPNLGGILDPRPGVVPKGFRPLELDLEEVYQYADYEEDEPGEQYFQNLPTTTTPSLNVSSSNSHAPSASPSPCLSTGHPSIEFSMYFPGKCMAHTSSTYTFTTCKILHPSDELTRVTPSLNPAPTSSCVMSSSLRSTPAATPCTPRRMSLSQSQSFTNLRDSTKTFSTSLGLVRLLQERGISSAVYQPQSWNRGTGVLFSTSVNPSQSPDPHRPTTPPNSPTRCTPSPSSAISDSDTPTPFSFKSPSYENFLASKPARSILKEVAGVSGAPAKDCESQTDVSMYNLNLVDKLKRLGLASPGASGAAGGGIPGPILGPLGGLRRTGSPFGPLNEGMRRNRSYPAMVGASMAMKGPGPQGDEMLLAPKLPKQTSLK from the exons ATGGTGCGAG TGCTATGCGCTGAGCGAGTGGGCCAGATGACTAAGACCTACAATGACATTGACGCCGTCACAAGACTTCTGGAGGAG AAAGAAAGGGACCTTGAGCTCGCTGCCCGTATCGGACAGTCCCTCCTGAGGAAGAACCGCATTCTGTCAGAACAGAATGAATACCTGGAGGAACAAGTGGGCACCATCAGGGAAGAG GTGGCTCAGCTGCACCACGAGTTAAATCTGAAAGATGAGCTGTTGCAGTTTTACACCAATGCAGCAGAGGAGAGTGAAGATGGCTCTGGATCGCCCAC GGGTCGACAAGGAAGGGCAGGGGTGTCTGCCCCCCGCGGTTCCTCTCTGAACGTTCTGCAGCAAAAACTTCGGGACCTGGAAGTGGAAAACCTGTCGCTCAGATCAGAG GCGAGTCATTTAAAGTCTGAGACTGAGTCATATGAGGAAAAAGAACAACAGTTGGTGAACGACTGTGTCAGAGAGCTGA AACAGTCCAGCATCCAGATCTCCACCATAGCAGAGGAGCTGGCCAAAAAGACAGAAGATGCCTCTCGTCAGCAGGAGGAAATCACACACTTGCTGTCTCAGATAGTGGACCTACAGAAAAAAGCCAAAACT TTTGCCGTTGAGAACGAAGAACTTTCTCAGCACCTCTCGGCAGCTAAACACGCTCAGAGACAGCTCACCACAGAG CTGCAGGAGCTGGAAGAGAAATACTCTGAGTGTATAGAGATGCTCCATGAGGCTCAAGAAGAGCTCAAGAACTTGAGGAACCGCAGCGTGTCTGCAGGAACCCCTCGACGCTATCATCCACTGGGACTTTTTCCGATG gaCTCTCTAGCTGCTGAAATTGAGGGAAGCATGAGGAAGGAATTGAGCCTCGAGAACCCAGAGAACGACGAACAAAG GGTCCGTCAGAAACGTGTGTTTGAGACTGTAAAGAACATTAACCAATCAGTGAGACAGCGTCCTGCTAATCCTGCTGCTAACATCCCCGGGTCCAATCAGATGCTCACCTGCCTTAGCTCCGCCCACTCTGACAGCAACGTTGTTGCCACTGACAACCGTACGCAGACCATGCTTCTAGAGGCCTGCTCCACAGACACAGC TGTGGACGCTCCTGAGAAGCGATCGGGTTCTGAGGAACTCAAGCTCGCTCTGCGGAGACTCTCACTACGGAGACAGAACTGCCTGAGCGAGCGGCTGTTTTTtgaggggaagagagagagacgaaaTCGAGAGCCGTCGGACGTGGAAGATTATTCGAACAGACTCGTCCAGAGCGAGAGCATCATGTCTCTGGGGACTTGGGCCGGCCGCCCCTATCTTCCCGACAAGCTCCAGATTGTCAAACCTCTGGAAG gTTCAGCGACACTTCAGCATTGGCAGGAGCTAGCTCAGCCTAATCTGGGCGGCATCCTGGATCCTCGGCCTGGTGTGGTCCCAAAAGGCTTCCGTCCATTGGAGCTGGACCTAGAGGAAGTGTATCAGTACGCCGATTACGAGGAAGATGAGCCTGGAGAGCAGTACTTCCAGAATCTCCCCACCACAACCACACCCAGTCTCAATGTCTCCTCTAGCAATAGCCACGCCCCCTCAGCATCCCCATCACCCTGTCTCAGCACGGGTCATCCTTCTATAGAGTTCTCAA TGTATTTCCCAGGCAAATGCATGGCTCATACAAGTTCAACCTACACCTTTACCACCTGTAAAATCCTCCATCCTTCTGATGAACTAACAAGGGTGACGCCCAG TTTAAACCCAGCCCCCACCTCATCCTGTGTAATGTCAAGCAGTCTGCGCTCAACGCCCGCCGCCACGCCCTGCACACCCCGTCGAATGAGTCTATCCCAGTCTCAGTCCTTCACCAACCTGCGGGACTCCACCAAAACCTTCAGCACCTCTCTGGGACTCGTGCGCCTCCTACAAGAGAGAGGCATCTCATCCGCTGTGTACCAGCCTCAGAGCTGGAATAGAGGAACTGGAGTACTTTTCTCTACCTCTGTCAATCCTTCTCAGTCTCCAGACCCCCATCGACCCACCACCCCTCCCAATTCCCCCACCCGCTGCACGCCCAGCCCAAGTTCAGCCATCTCCGATTCCGACACCCCCACGCCGTTCTCTTTCAAAAGCCCGTCCTATGAGAACTTCCTGGCTTCTAAGCCAGCTCGGTCCATTTTGAAAGAAGTTGCGGGGGTGTCCGGGGCTCCGGCTAAGGACTGTGAGAGTCAAACTGATGTGAGTATGTATAATCTGAATTTGGTGGATAAATTGAAAAGGTTGGGCTTGGCAAGTCCAGGTGCTTCTGGGGCTGCAGGGGGAGGGATTCCAGGCCCGATTTTAGGTCCTCTGGGTGGACTTCGGAGGACGGGATCGCCCTTTGGTCCACTAAACGAAGGCATGAGGCGGAATCGTAGCTATCCCGCAATGGTTGGGGCCAGTATGGCGATGAAGGGGCCTGGTCCTCAGGGGGACGAAATGCTGCTGGCGCCTAAACTACCCAAGCAAACAAGTCTCAAATGA
- the trak1b gene encoding trafficking kinesin-binding protein 1 isoform X1 yields the protein MHKIMGAEDLELEWCYEQCVDVLCAERVGQMTKTYNDIDAVTRLLEEKERDLELAARIGQSLLRKNRILSEQNEYLEEQVGTIREEVAQLHHELNLKDELLQFYTNAAEESEDGSGSPTGRQGRAGVSAPRGSSLNVLQQKLRDLEVENLSLRSEASHLKSETESYEEKEQQLVNDCVRELKQSSIQISTIAEELAKKTEDASRQQEEITHLLSQIVDLQKKAKTFAVENEELSQHLSAAKHAQRQLTTELQELEEKYSECIEMLHEAQEELKNLRNRSVSAGTPRRYHPLGLFPMDSLAAEIEGSMRKELSLENPENDEQRVRQKRVFETVKNINQSVRQRPANPAANIPGSNQMLTCLSSAHSDSNVVATDNRTQTMLLEACSTDTAVDAPEKRSGSEELKLALRRLSLRRQNCLSERLFFEGKRERRNREPSDVEDYSNRLVQSESIMSLGTWAGRPYLPDKLQIVKPLEGSATLQHWQELAQPNLGGILDPRPGVVPKGFRPLELDLEEVYQYADYEEDEPGEQYFQNLPTTTTPSLNVSSSNSHAPSASPSPCLSTGHPSIEFSMYFPGKCMAHTSSTYTFTTCKILHPSDELTRVTPSLNPAPTSSCVMSSSLRSTPAATPCTPRRMSLSQSQSFTNLRDSTKTFSTSLGLVRLLQERGISSAVYQPQSWNRGTGVLFSTSVNPSQSPDPHRPTTPPNSPTRCTPSPSSAISDSDTPTPFSFKSPSYENFLASKPARSILKEVAGVSGAPAKDCESQTDVSMYNLNLVDKLKRLGLASPGASGAAGGGIPGPILGPLGGLRRTGSPFGPLNEGMRRNRSYPAMVGASMAMKGPGPQGDEMLLAPKLPKQTSLK from the exons ATGCACAAGATCATGGGAGCAGAAGATTTAGAGCTGGAGTGGTGCTATGAGCAGTGTGTCGATG TGCTATGCGCTGAGCGAGTGGGCCAGATGACTAAGACCTACAATGACATTGACGCCGTCACAAGACTTCTGGAGGAG AAAGAAAGGGACCTTGAGCTCGCTGCCCGTATCGGACAGTCCCTCCTGAGGAAGAACCGCATTCTGTCAGAACAGAATGAATACCTGGAGGAACAAGTGGGCACCATCAGGGAAGAG GTGGCTCAGCTGCACCACGAGTTAAATCTGAAAGATGAGCTGTTGCAGTTTTACACCAATGCAGCAGAGGAGAGTGAAGATGGCTCTGGATCGCCCAC GGGTCGACAAGGAAGGGCAGGGGTGTCTGCCCCCCGCGGTTCCTCTCTGAACGTTCTGCAGCAAAAACTTCGGGACCTGGAAGTGGAAAACCTGTCGCTCAGATCAGAG GCGAGTCATTTAAAGTCTGAGACTGAGTCATATGAGGAAAAAGAACAACAGTTGGTGAACGACTGTGTCAGAGAGCTGA AACAGTCCAGCATCCAGATCTCCACCATAGCAGAGGAGCTGGCCAAAAAGACAGAAGATGCCTCTCGTCAGCAGGAGGAAATCACACACTTGCTGTCTCAGATAGTGGACCTACAGAAAAAAGCCAAAACT TTTGCCGTTGAGAACGAAGAACTTTCTCAGCACCTCTCGGCAGCTAAACACGCTCAGAGACAGCTCACCACAGAG CTGCAGGAGCTGGAAGAGAAATACTCTGAGTGTATAGAGATGCTCCATGAGGCTCAAGAAGAGCTCAAGAACTTGAGGAACCGCAGCGTGTCTGCAGGAACCCCTCGACGCTATCATCCACTGGGACTTTTTCCGATG gaCTCTCTAGCTGCTGAAATTGAGGGAAGCATGAGGAAGGAATTGAGCCTCGAGAACCCAGAGAACGACGAACAAAG GGTCCGTCAGAAACGTGTGTTTGAGACTGTAAAGAACATTAACCAATCAGTGAGACAGCGTCCTGCTAATCCTGCTGCTAACATCCCCGGGTCCAATCAGATGCTCACCTGCCTTAGCTCCGCCCACTCTGACAGCAACGTTGTTGCCACTGACAACCGTACGCAGACCATGCTTCTAGAGGCCTGCTCCACAGACACAGC TGTGGACGCTCCTGAGAAGCGATCGGGTTCTGAGGAACTCAAGCTCGCTCTGCGGAGACTCTCACTACGGAGACAGAACTGCCTGAGCGAGCGGCTGTTTTTtgaggggaagagagagagacgaaaTCGAGAGCCGTCGGACGTGGAAGATTATTCGAACAGACTCGTCCAGAGCGAGAGCATCATGTCTCTGGGGACTTGGGCCGGCCGCCCCTATCTTCCCGACAAGCTCCAGATTGTCAAACCTCTGGAAG gTTCAGCGACACTTCAGCATTGGCAGGAGCTAGCTCAGCCTAATCTGGGCGGCATCCTGGATCCTCGGCCTGGTGTGGTCCCAAAAGGCTTCCGTCCATTGGAGCTGGACCTAGAGGAAGTGTATCAGTACGCCGATTACGAGGAAGATGAGCCTGGAGAGCAGTACTTCCAGAATCTCCCCACCACAACCACACCCAGTCTCAATGTCTCCTCTAGCAATAGCCACGCCCCCTCAGCATCCCCATCACCCTGTCTCAGCACGGGTCATCCTTCTATAGAGTTCTCAA TGTATTTCCCAGGCAAATGCATGGCTCATACAAGTTCAACCTACACCTTTACCACCTGTAAAATCCTCCATCCTTCTGATGAACTAACAAGGGTGACGCCCAG TTTAAACCCAGCCCCCACCTCATCCTGTGTAATGTCAAGCAGTCTGCGCTCAACGCCCGCCGCCACGCCCTGCACACCCCGTCGAATGAGTCTATCCCAGTCTCAGTCCTTCACCAACCTGCGGGACTCCACCAAAACCTTCAGCACCTCTCTGGGACTCGTGCGCCTCCTACAAGAGAGAGGCATCTCATCCGCTGTGTACCAGCCTCAGAGCTGGAATAGAGGAACTGGAGTACTTTTCTCTACCTCTGTCAATCCTTCTCAGTCTCCAGACCCCCATCGACCCACCACCCCTCCCAATTCCCCCACCCGCTGCACGCCCAGCCCAAGTTCAGCCATCTCCGATTCCGACACCCCCACGCCGTTCTCTTTCAAAAGCCCGTCCTATGAGAACTTCCTGGCTTCTAAGCCAGCTCGGTCCATTTTGAAAGAAGTTGCGGGGGTGTCCGGGGCTCCGGCTAAGGACTGTGAGAGTCAAACTGATGTGAGTATGTATAATCTGAATTTGGTGGATAAATTGAAAAGGTTGGGCTTGGCAAGTCCAGGTGCTTCTGGGGCTGCAGGGGGAGGGATTCCAGGCCCGATTTTAGGTCCTCTGGGTGGACTTCGGAGGACGGGATCGCCCTTTGGTCCACTAAACGAAGGCATGAGGCGGAATCGTAGCTATCCCGCAATGGTTGGGGCCAGTATGGCGATGAAGGGGCCTGGTCCTCAGGGGGACGAAATGCTGCTGGCGCCTAAACTACCCAAGCAAACAAGTCTCAAATGA